The genomic DNA CGATGACGGCTGCTACGAGATCGACGGGAGGGATGCCGAGGGGCGTGCGATCGAGGTGACTGTCCACCCGGCCACGCTGGAGGTAATCGAGTTCGAATACGAGGACGACGAGGATGATCGCCGCGAGCGGGATCACGAGAGACGCGACGATGACTGATGCAGCGCGTCGCGACGGTATTGTCCCGGTGCCGAGCCTGCCGCCACTCTCCCGGCTTTCCCTAAACTCTCCTCTAGCCCTGACGGGCCCGGTGCTGGTTGCGTTGCCATGCCTGCTGGCGGCTTTGCTCGGTTTCAACACCTATGCGACTTATGGTGCGGATGCCGCGCTCGGCATCGCCGTCGGGGCCGCGGCAGTTGTCGCGATGGCACAGACCCTGATCCTCGCCGCACGGCCGCCGCTGGTGGAGCCGTTGTTCGGCGGTCTCGATCGCATGTACCGGGTCCACAAGTGGCTTGGTATTTCCGCAATGGTCCTGATGATCCTGCACCAGCAGATCGAGCCGGATTTCGAGCGTTTGGTGCGTGAAACCTCCCTTGGTGAACTTGGTGAAGAGGCGGGCGAACTTGCCTTCAACGCGCTTCTTGCCCTGGTTGCTGTCAGCTGGTTCCGGAGATTGCCCTTCACCCCACTGGAAATCCCCTATCAAATCTGGCGGTTCAGCCATCGTTTCATGGGGGCCCTTTTTGCAATCGTGGTCTTTCACCAGTTCTTCGTCGACCTGCCGACAGAGGTAGATCCATCGCTCTCGGTGCTTCTGAACACATTCGGCATCGCCGGAGTGATCGCGTGGATATTCACCGAGCTGGTCGCCCCGTACCTGCGGCGTAGAGAATTCACCGTCACAGAGATCAGCCAGACCAAGGACACCACCACGCTAACCCTCCGCCCCGAGGGGCGGGCCATGCGGTGGCGGCCGGGGCAATTCGCCTTCTTCCGCGCGCCAGAGGCAGGACTGTCCGAGC from Paracoccus aerodenitrificans includes the following:
- a CDS encoding ferredoxin reductase family protein, whose translation is MIAASGITRDATMTDAARRDGIVPVPSLPPLSRLSLNSPLALTGPVLVALPCLLAALLGFNTYATYGADAALGIAVGAAAVVAMAQTLILAARPPLVEPLFGGLDRMYRVHKWLGISAMVLMILHQQIEPDFERLVRETSLGELGEEAGELAFNALLALVAVSWFRRLPFTPLEIPYQIWRFSHRFMGALFAIVVFHQFFVDLPTEVDPSLSVLLNTFGIAGVIAWIFTELVAPYLRRREFTVTEISQTKDTTTLTLRPEGRAMRWRPGQFAFFRAPEAGLSEPHPFTIASAPRPDGTLTFCIRGLGGWTRSLPAILRTGTRVQVEGPYGRFNFRKGGARQIWLAGGIGITPFLAWAESLTEAESRDIHLIYCVPTQEEAIGVETLRAAAARNPRFSFEVVVTTRDGRLTAERLIGAVPFAIRQADLWFCGPTGLKDGILKGLKAQGQTPRRVRFEQFEFT